Below is a window of Rhodospirillaceae bacterium DNA.
GAAAGAGTTGTTTTATGACTGCAAAACTAGTTGTTGAGGGGTTATCTCATCATTACCCCGATGAATACACTGGCATCGATGTTCATGCCCTGGATAATATAAATTTAGAAGTTGAAGAAGGTGAATTTGTTGCTGTTGTTGGCCCAAGTGGTTGCGGCAAAACGACCTTATTGAATATTTTAGCCGGACTTCTGCCGTATAAAGTGGGCTCTGCCTACGTTGACGGGGTGAAGATTGACGGCCCGGGACCCGAGCGCGGCGTTGTGTTTCAAGAGCACGCGATCCTACCGTGGCGTTCGGTGGCGCGAAACATCGGCCATGGTTTGGAAATTCGCGGTGTTCCTGAAGCGGAGCGTAATTCCAAGGTAAGCGAATATATCAACTTGGTGGGCCTCGAAGGGTTTGAAGACCGCTATCCCCACGAACTATCCGGCGGTATGAAGCAACGGGTCGCGGTCGCGCGGACCTTGTGTGCGGACCCGGAAGTCATGTTAATGGATGAGCCGTTTGCTGCGGTGGATGCGCAGACTCGGATTACCCTACAGGAAGAAATCAACCGCATCGCAATTACTACCAAGAAGACCACCATGTTCATCACCCACGCGGTGGATGAGGCGGCGTTCTTGGGAGATCGATGCTTCGTTATGTCGCGTCGTCCCGGCAAACTAAAAGCAATTGTGGACATCAAAATCCCGCGCGAAAGGCGAATTTGGAAAGACATGCTCGCAGACGAGGAGTTTATTGCCGCGCGCGACAATATTCTCAGGCTTGTTCGGGAAGAGGTCACGCGAGATGACGAATAATCTGACCGAGAATTTAAATCGGTTCAAGGCGTTCTGGCGGCATTTTTCCGGTGCTGAAGCGATTAATAATATCCTCGTCGTTTGTGTGATTCTGTACGTCTGGAACTTTGTTTCCGGCGTCATTGATAACCCTGCCAGATATCTGCCGGCACCTGATGTGGTGATATTTTCTTCGTTCGATCTATTCCATAAAGGATTATTACCGGTCTATTTCGGCGAAACCATGGCACGGCTTGTTACCGGTAGCTTTATTGGTTTGGCCTTGGGCATTCCGTTTGGGTTGGCTTTAGGACTGAACAAGACGGTTTCAGATATTTTTTATCCGATCTTGAACTTCTTTCAGTCGGTCTCAGGGATCGCGATTTTCCCGATTATTGTTATTTGGTGGGGAAATAGCGAGAAAACCGTTCTGGCAATTATACTTTATACGGCTTTTTTCCCCGTCGCTTTCAGCGTGTTGTCAGGCGTTCGGACGGTTCCCATGCGATATGTGCAAGCAGCACAAACGTTAGGAGCGTCCCATTGGCAGATTGTTAAAGACGTTCTTATACCGGGTGCCATGCCCCACATTGCGACCGGGTCACGTCTGAGCATTGGATTTGGCTGGCGTGCGGTTATTGCCGGTGAAATGCTGGCCGGTCGCCAAGGCATGGGCTGGATGATCTTTACAGGCCAAGACGCCGACCGGACCCACGAAGTTATTTTGGGGATGGTGGTGATCGGTTTGACTTGGATTGTGTTGGATAGATACCTGCTTCGCCCGTTTGAAGCCGATACCATTGAGAGATGGGGGCTCGTACAACGATGAGTGCCTTATACGATCTCTCTATCGCCATTCAGACCAAGTTTGGCCGTCAAAACATACGGGCATTTACGCTGGGATCGATCCCGTTCGTTGTCCTTTTGAGCCTGTGGTACATGAACGGCGCGTTCCAGTGGTTGGAGCCGATCTATCTGCCAAGCATAGGCGAGGTGATCGAGTCTGCCTGGACCTTGCAGGAGGAATGTGGCGGTGTCGGTGAAATAGTCGCCCTCGAGAATTCGTGTCTGTTATCGACCCATATTCTTTCCAGCATTGGCCGCGTCATCTTGGCGGCAGCGATTGGTTTGCCGGTCGGGATCGCCTTCGGTGTCTTGGCTGGCATGAATAGGTTCGTTTCCAAGTTGCTGGAACCTATCGCCATCTTCTTCAACTCAATTTCGGGTATTGCCTGGATTCCCTTAGCCATTGTCTGGTTTGGCGTAGGTTGGGTGACGACCCTGTTCATCATGCTCAACACCATCATTTGGCTGATGTTCTTCAATACAATGTTGGGGGTTCGAAGTATTCCTCAGGTTCTGGAAAATAGCGTATTGACCATGGGCGGGAGCCGCTGGGACGTCATCAAGCACGTTTACCTTCCAGGGGCGATGCCGGCGATGATTACCGGCATGCGCATGAGCATGGGCTTTGGCTGGCGCGCGCTAATCGCAGCTGAGATGATCGGTGGCGATAGTGGGCTCGGGTTTATGATATTTTCATCTGCCGAAGAATTTAAGATCGAAGAAGTTTTCTTAGGCGTTATTATTATTTCTGTCATTTGGATGGCGACGGACCGCTACCTTTTGCAGCCGCTTGAACGTTATACGATTGAGCGCTGGGGCCTGGTTTGGAAGCCGAAATAACATGTCTGAAACTGAACAAGAACAAACAGCGGTAAAGCAGCACCACTGGTATAATCGGCGCGACTTTCGTTTTCTTATGTTGGTTGCCTTGGTTTTGGCGCTTTATCACGGTTATGGCTACGTCACCGGCCCGTCGCGGATCAGTGCCGGTTTACAACAGGCCATGGATCAGAATCCAGAGGGGCGTTTCAACATTGTGATAACGGCGAAGTTCCCGCCTGAAGAATTTCACATGGGAATTTATCAGGACTATGGTGTAATGCGCGGAATGGAAGGACGTGGTGCGACCTTGCATAAGGTTTGGCCCAGTGGAATTCGGACTCTGTCGCGGTATTATTGGGTTGTGGAATTGGACTTGGAAAAGCCCAAAAAAAAGAAATAACCGCCAGCCAACTTTACTTTTATTCGAGTAGGAGAATTTATAGATGAAGATCGTCAGGTACCGTGACGGTGATGCCGTCTCCGTGGGGATTTTAGAAGACGATAAAATCTTTCCCGCGAATGCCGCATCTGTGTCAGAAGCGATGACGCAAGCTGGGGCAGGGGCATTATCTGCGGATAAGTCTGCCGCCATCCAGTTAAGTGACGTGGAATTATTGGCCCCTGTGGACCCTGAAACCAAGGTTTTGTGCGTTGCCTTGAACTACCAAGGACACGTCAATGAAACCGGTCAGGCGGTGCCTGAAAACCCCATCATCTTCTTCAAGGTCTATCATTCGATGATCGGTGATGGCGCGGAAATCCATCATCACGACATGATTACCCAATTGGACTACGAAGGTGAATTGGCGGTCGTTATTGGCAAGGAAGGTTATGACATTCCGCTCGAGGACGCGTGGTCCCATGTTGGCGGAATTTCTGCGTTCAATGACACCAGTGCCCGCAACCTTTTGTGGGTGAAGGCCGGAGAAAAAGTCTTCTTGGATTGGTATTCCGGGAAATGTCTCGAACGGTCATCGCCAATGGGACCCGCAATTGTCACCACCGATGAGATTGAAACCGAGCTCAAGGCTGGCCAATTGACAGTGGAAACACGGGTTAACGGCGACGTAAGACAGAATGCCCTGACCGAGGAATTGATTTTCAAAATTCCCGAACTTGTTTCATTCTGTTCAACCCGGGTGAACTTGATGCCGGGTGATGTGATTGCCACCGGCACCCCGCATGGGGTTGGCATGGCATCCGGGAATTACCTAAGTTCCGGCGACGTCGTTGAAATCGACATCACCGGTATTCCTGTTTTAACGAACAAAGTAGCCTAGAAGGATCAGCAACGTGAAAATTGCAATTATGGGAAGCGGTGGAATTGGCGGTTATTTTGGCGGCCGGCTTGCTGCTGCAGGGCAAGACGTAACCTTTATTGCCAGGGGTGATCACCTGAAGGCCATGCAGGCGGACGGTCTTAAGATCGAGAGCGAACATCACGGCGATGCGGTCGTTAAACCCGTTCAAGCGACAGACGATCCATCCTCTGTCGGGCCGGTTGATTATATCATCTTTGGCGTAAAGCTTTGGGCGACAGCTGATGCAGCCGAAGACATGAAGCCGATGATTGGCCCTGATACAATGGTCGTGTCCTTTCAAAACGGCGTCGAATTCAACGACATCATCGGCGGCATTGTCGGTATGGAACACATGGT
It encodes the following:
- a CDS encoding fumarylacetoacetate hydrolase family protein, producing the protein MKIVRYRDGDAVSVGILEDDKIFPANAASVSEAMTQAGAGALSADKSAAIQLSDVELLAPVDPETKVLCVALNYQGHVNETGQAVPENPIIFFKVYHSMIGDGAEIHHHDMITQLDYEGELAVVIGKEGYDIPLEDAWSHVGGISAFNDTSARNLLWVKAGEKVFLDWYSGKCLERSSPMGPAIVTTDEIETELKAGQLTVETRVNGDVRQNALTEELIFKIPELVSFCSTRVNLMPGDVIATGTPHGVGMASGNYLSSGDVVEIDITGIPVLTNKVA
- a CDS encoding ABC transporter permease, which codes for MTNNLTENLNRFKAFWRHFSGAEAINNILVVCVILYVWNFVSGVIDNPARYLPAPDVVIFSSFDLFHKGLLPVYFGETMARLVTGSFIGLALGIPFGLALGLNKTVSDIFYPILNFFQSVSGIAIFPIIVIWWGNSEKTVLAIILYTAFFPVAFSVLSGVRTVPMRYVQAAQTLGASHWQIVKDVLIPGAMPHIATGSRLSIGFGWRAVIAGEMLAGRQGMGWMIFTGQDADRTHEVILGMVVIGLTWIVLDRYLLRPFEADTIERWGLVQR
- a CDS encoding ABC transporter permease translates to MSALYDLSIAIQTKFGRQNIRAFTLGSIPFVVLLSLWYMNGAFQWLEPIYLPSIGEVIESAWTLQEECGGVGEIVALENSCLLSTHILSSIGRVILAAAIGLPVGIAFGVLAGMNRFVSKLLEPIAIFFNSISGIAWIPLAIVWFGVGWVTTLFIMLNTIIWLMFFNTMLGVRSIPQVLENSVLTMGGSRWDVIKHVYLPGAMPAMITGMRMSMGFGWRALIAAEMIGGDSGLGFMIFSSAEEFKIEEVFLGVIIISVIWMATDRYLLQPLERYTIERWGLVWKPK
- a CDS encoding ABC transporter ATP-binding protein translates to MTAKLVVEGLSHHYPDEYTGIDVHALDNINLEVEEGEFVAVVGPSGCGKTTLLNILAGLLPYKVGSAYVDGVKIDGPGPERGVVFQEHAILPWRSVARNIGHGLEIRGVPEAERNSKVSEYINLVGLEGFEDRYPHELSGGMKQRVAVARTLCADPEVMLMDEPFAAVDAQTRITLQEEINRIAITTKKTTMFITHAVDEAAFLGDRCFVMSRRPGKLKAIVDIKIPRERRIWKDMLADEEFIAARDNILRLVREEVTRDDE